A stretch of DNA from Euzebyales bacterium:
CGGGGCCGGGCAGAAGCGGACCCGTGGTGGACGTGCGGGCGGTGCCATCGCGACTCTCTCCTTCGCCGTGATCGGCGTCATGCCGGCCCTACGACCGTCACACGACCGCGACGGGCCGTCGCGGTCGCACAGCACCGCACGATAGCTCGCCGCACCGGTGTCGTGGTCGCGACGCCACAGCAGCGGGGTGCCGGGTCGACCACCCGCGCGTTGGCGCCGCGCAGACGCAGGGTGCCGCATGCGGGATGCGGTGGCTCACCTTGCGGGGTCTGCGCGGCGGGACGCAGGGGCGTTACCGTCAGCGGCAGCGTGCTCGTGCAGGCGGACCGCCGTGGCGTACGCGTCCTCCATGGCCACCCAGGACGCCTCGATCACGTTCGACGAGACGCCGACGGTGTCCCACTCCTGCGCGCCGTCGGTCGACCGGATCAACACCCGCGTGGTCGCACCGGTGCCGGCGTTGGCGTCGAGGATGCGCACCTTGTAGTCGCGCAGGTGCATGTCCCCGATCGCGCCCAGGCGACCCGCGAGCGCTGCGCGGAACGCATGGTCGAGTGCGTCGACGGGGCCGTTGCCCTCGCCGGTGCCGATGAAGCGGTCGTCGCCGACCCAGACCTTGACGGTCGCCTCGGCCACCGTCGTGCCGTCCTCGCGACGTTCCACGATGGTGCGGTAGCTCTCGAGACGGAAGTACTCGCGCGCCAGACCGGTCTCGGTCCGCACGAGCAGCTCGAACGACGCGTCGGCCGCCTCGAAGCTGTAGCCGATGTGCTCCAGTTCCTTGACGCGTTCCAGAATGCGGTCCGCGGCCGTGCGGTCGAACTCGAGGTCCAGGCCGAGCTCGCGCCCCTTCAGCACCACCGTCGACCGGCCCGCCAGCTCGCTGACGAGCAGCCGCAGCGAGTTGCCCACCGAGGCCGGCTCGACGTGCTGGTACAGGTCGGCGCGGCGCGCGACCGCCGACACGTGCAGGCCGGCCTTGTGCGCGAACGCCGCGTGCCCGACGTAGGGCGCGTGCGGATCCGGAGTGAGGTTCATGATCTCGGCGACCTCGTGCGCGACGTGGGTGAGCCGCGCCAGGTCCGCGTCGCCGACGACATCCAGACCGAGCTTGAGCTTGAGGTTGGGGATCAGCGACATCAGGTTCGCGTTGCCGCAGCGTTCGCCGATGCCGTTGACGGTGCCCTGGACGTGCGTGGCACCGGCCTGCAGACCCACCACCGAGTTGGCGACGGCACAGTCGGCGTCGTTGTGCACGTGCACGCCGACGTCGACCCGTCCGCCGAGATCGTCGACGACGGTCGAGACGACGTCGCGGACCTGGGCCGGCAGGGCGCCGCCGTTGGTGTCGCACAGCACGACGCAGTCGGCGCCGGCGTCGGCGGCCGCGTGCAGCACGGACAGCGCGTACGCGGGGTCGCGTCGGTACCCGTCGAAGAAGTGCTCGGCGTCGAACAGCACGCGCCGGCCCTCGCCGCGCAGCAACGCGATCGAGCTGGCCACCATGTCGACGTTCTCGTCACCCGTCGTGCGCAGGGCGGCGTCGACGTGCAGCATGTCCGACTTGCCGACCAGGCAGATGACCGACGTGTCCGCACCCAGCAGCGCCTCGAGCGTCGGGTCGCCGGCGGCGTCCGCGTTGGGTCGGCGCGTCATCCCGAACGCGGTCAGCACCGCGCGGGACAGCGCCAGCTCGCCCGACGCGGCGCGCTTGAAGAAC
This window harbors:
- the cimA gene encoding citramalate synthase → MTETSEQSPARRGLVPELYDTTLRDGTQQEGISLTVDDKLRVARILDTLGVAFIEGGWPGANPKDTEFFKRAASGELALSRAVLTAFGMTRRPNADAAGDPTLEALLGADTSVICLVGKSDMLHVDAALRTTGDENVDMVASSIALLRGEGRRVLFDAEHFFDGYRRDPAYALSVLHAAADAGADCVVLCDTNGGALPAQVRDVVSTVVDDLGGRVDVGVHVHNDADCAVANSVVGLQAGATHVQGTVNGIGERCGNANLMSLIPNLKLKLGLDVVGDADLARLTHVAHEVAEIMNLTPDPHAPYVGHAAFAHKAGLHVSAVARRADLYQHVEPASVGNSLRLLVSELAGRSTVVLKGRELGLDLEFDRTAADRILERVKELEHIGYSFEAADASFELLVRTETGLAREYFRLESYRTIVERREDGTTVAEATVKVWVGDDRFIGTGEGNGPVDALDHAFRAALAGRLGAIGDMHLRDYKVRILDANAGTGATTRVLIRSTDGAQEWDTVGVSSNVIEASWVAMEDAYATAVRLHEHAAADGNAPASRRADPAR